The Bartonella grahamii subsp. shimonis region CCTGTTCACTCCCCAAGCCATGAGGAACAGGAGCACCATAAGAAGGCGAAAACAAAGTATTCATCTCACCAGAAATAAGCGGATCAGTAACAACAATATTTTGTGTTAAAGACTCAAAGTTCTTATGGGCAAAATAAAGCTGCAGACTGCCAAAAAAAGCTGACCCTATCAATCCTCCTGTCACTTGCGTTAGCAAAAAAACCGCAATAAAACTCAAAACATAACGCGGTCCTCGCGCACCAGCGATCACAAACCCCTTGAAAAGAGCAGGAGGCAAAAAAAGTGCATAACTAAAACTCACCAACCCTTGGCTCAACATCATATCTTTCGGACGGGTTAAATAGTTTACACGACTGTCTAAATAAGCTCCCAGCGCCAAACAACCTAAAGATAACAAATAAAAATAATCTTCACGCCCCGCCCGTAAAAAAAAGACACAAACAGCCCCCCCTAACAGAGTACCCAATGTCACCGCAATATACATGGGCGCCATTTCACGATTAAGCAAACCAAAAAGATTAAAAAAACCTACGGGCAAATTTGACCGCTCTAACAAAAAAACATGAAAGATCAATAAAATAAAAACAGATTGAACCATTTCTTTACTGAAAATCCAACGTAAATCAATCAACGGTTTTTCTCTATTAAGCTCAATAATAATAGCAATAGCCAACGAGAAAATAGCAAGTGCAAGCCCCCAACCAATCCATGGCGCCTCATACCACCAATACAATATGCCAACAGACATAATCACGGCATTTAATCCAAGACCAAGAGCAATCAAACCATAACTGATCCAATCTAACTTTTGAATAACCTTACTGCGGACAACAGGCGTTAGAGGCAAAGTATAGATGCAGACCAAGCTGATGAGAACCAACCCCATTTCCAGAGCAGAAAGACTGGAAAAACCACCATTTTCCAGCAAATCAGGAGAAATCAAACGTGATAAAGGTGCCGCTAAAGCTGCATTCATGTAATTCAAACTAAGACCAACAGTAAACTTCTTTGCTGGAGCAAAAGCCTCCATCATATAAAGCAGTGCAAGCGAAGCCAAAGGAGCAGCAGCAATCCCAGCAAAAAAACGAATAATCAACGCAGAACGCAAATCGGTCACAAAGAGTTGCAACACACAAACCAAAACGAAACCAAGGATTGATAATTCAGCAAAAGCACGCAACCCAAATTGATAGCGGATTTTGATCAACATAATCGCTACACTCACATTTGGCGCCATATAGGCCGCTACCAACCATGTTGTCTCGGCCAAAGTTGCGTGAAAATCACCCGTAAGATGGACAATGTTAGACTGAACAATATTCGCCCCTAAACCATAAGCCCATTGCAAAATGAGAGAAGCAAAAATATAAACAAAACATTTTGGCAAAGGTCCCGCAAAAACACGGCCAGGATGAGGAAAAGGTTTTCCGCCCCTTTTAGCAGACACAACCGTACTCTTTTTTCCGCTCATGTCATCTTTTTCCTGTATACTCTGCTACGCCTCTATCAACACAGCACCATCAGCTGACAATTGCTGGAAAAAAGCCTCTATTTTATGACTGTCCTCATCGCTTACCCCTCCTTCTAACGTCGCTTGAACCTGCAAAATCTGCTGTTCTAATACATCAAAAGAAAGATGCTCTACAGCCACAACGTGCTCTACCAATAAAGAGCAGCCCGAAAAGGTAATATTTGCAACACCCCCGCACACAGCAAATAATTTCTCACCCAAAGAGGTACGAACACGAACACTACCCAACACAATGCTTGCCACCAATGGCGCATGATGCGCCATAACTGTCAAAGAACCTGAGGCTGAAGGAAGAACAACAGACACTACCTGCTCTGAAAACACAATTTTTTCAGGCGATACAAGCTCAAATAAAAAATGCTTTTCTCTATTGTTTTCCACAAAAGTCTCCACAATATCCGATAGAAGGACTCTGCGCCCTCTTTAACAACTTATCTTTTTCAACAACTTGTCCTTATTGAACGAAAAATATTCATGAAAAATTTCTCCTCAAGTAAGAAGCTTCTAAATTAAGAAGCCTCTGCCATGAGACGCTTTCCTTTTTCAAGAGCTTCATCAATCGAACCAACCATATAAAAAGCAGCTTCTGGCAAATCATCATAATCGCCCGCACAAAGACCTTTAAAGCCTTTGATTGTCTCTTCTAAAGGAACGAGCTTTCCCGGCGAACCAGTAAAGGCTTCCGCCACATGGAAAGGTTGCGAAAGGAAACGTTCAATTTTACGTGCCCGTCCCACCAATAATTTATCATCTTCAGAAAGTTCATCCATTCCCAGAATAGCAATAATGTCCTGAAGCGCTCTATAACGTTGTAAAATGGTTTGCACTTGACAAGCAACAGTGTAATGCTCTTCCCCCACAATCAATGGATCTAACATACGCGAGAAAGAGTCAAGCGGATCAACCGCCGGATAAATTCCCTTTTCCGCAATAGAGCGCGAAAGAACAGTTGTCGCATCCAAATGAGCAAAAGATGTTGCCGGCGCAGGATCTGTTAAGTCATCAGCAGGAACATAAATTGCCTGAACGGAAGTAATAGAGCCTGTTTTTGTACTGGTAATACGTTCTTGCAAAGCTCCCATATCTGTTGCCAAGGTAGGCTGATACCCCACAGCAGAAGGAATACGCCCTAAAAGAGCGGATACTTCGGCCCCTGCTTGCGTGAAACGGAAAATATTATCCACAAAGAAGAGAACATCTTGTCCTTCATCACGAAAACTTTCTGCAATGGTCAATCCTGAAAGAGCCACACGCGCACGTGCTCCCGGTGGTTCATTCATTTGCCCGTAAACAAGGGCACATTTTGACCCTTCCGTTGAACCATTATTCTCTTTTGGATTCACATTCACGCGGCTTTCGATCATTTCATAATAAAGATCATTTCCCTCACGTGTACGTTCTCCCACACCAGCAAATACGGAATATCCACCATGTGCTTTTGCAATATTATTTATAAGCTCCATAATGAGAACGGTTTTTCCAACACCAGCACCACCAAACAGGCCAATTTTACCTCCTTTAGAATAAGGAGCTAACAAATCCACGACTTTAATACCAGTAACGAGAATTTCTGAAACGGTTGATTGTTCAACATATTCAGGTGCCTCCTGGTGAATAGAACGCGTTTTGGTTGCTGGAATTGGTCCCACATTATCCACTGGTTCTCCAATCACATTCATAATACGTCCCAACGTCGCTTCTCCTACAGGAACGCTAATTTGCGTTCCCGTATCCACAACCTTTTGTCCCCGCATCAAACCATCAGTGGTATCCATAGCAATTGTACGCACGGTATTTTCACCCAAATGCTGCGCAACTTCCAACACCAAGCGATTGCCTAAATTCTCTGTTTCCAAAGCGTTAAGAATATTTGGCAATTCACCTTCAAATTGCACATCAACGACAGCACCAATAACCTGCTTGATCTCACCAACAGCGCCTTTTGAACGCTCTTCTTTTTTTGCCGATGTATCTTTTTTTACAGGTGTATCTTTAGCCGCACTACGTGTAATTACAGAGGAAGCCTTTACATCCGCTTGAGATTTCGAAGCGGTTTTTTTCACGCCGGAACGAGTAGCTGGTTTCTTTTTTTCACCTTTTTCTGTTCCTTTGCTTGAGGTTACTGCTTTTACCATCAATCCTTACCTTTTCCATTTAAAGCGCTTCAGCGCCCGCAATAATTTCGATCAATTCTGTCGTAATCTGTGCCTGACGTTGACGATTATAAGCTACCGTCAATTTATTAATCATTTCACCTGCATTGCGCGATGCATTATCCATAGCTGTCATCTTGGCCCCCATCTCACCAGCAACATTTTCTAGCAAAGCCCGAAAAATTTGCACCGAAAGATTGCGTGGCACAAGCGCCTCTAAAAGAGAAGCAGCATCAGGTTCATATTCATAAACAATTGATTGTGAATCTTTGCTATGATTGGTTTGCTCCACAACATCTACTGCTTCAACAGCTGCTTTTGGAGCAATCATGGGGATCAAGCCAAAAGCTGTTGGACGCTGATTAATCACGGAAATAAATTCAGAATAAAATAGCGTACAGACATCGAAAGCGCCTTCATTAAACAAATCAACAATCCGTTGACTAATCATCACCGCTTCTGCAAAACCAATGCGCTTTACAGCATGCAAATCGATATGATCAATTATCAAACCCTTGTAATCACGCGATAAAATATCTGCACCTTTTTTACCCACAGTGATAATTTTCACTATTTTACCAACCGCCAACAATGCCTTAATCTGCTCACGTGCACGACGAGCGATTTGCACATTAAAAGCACCACACAAACCACGCTCAGCTGTACACACTACCAAGAGATGCACATCATCTCGCCCCGTACCACGCATAAGAGCAGGCGCATCAACACCATCTACATCAGCAGCAACACTGGTCAAAATATCAGCCATCTTTTTTGCATAAGGACGCGCAGACTGTGCCGCCTCTTGCGCACGGTGCAACCTTGCTGCTGCAACCATCTGCATAGCTTTGGTAATCTTTTGTGTTGCTTTAACCGAAGCAATACGGTCTCTAAGATCTTTTAGTGAAGCCATTCAAGCATTCCATCAATTCATCACGAGAAATTTTTCGCATAAGTGTTAAGAACAGTTATCAACTTATCTTTCAGCTCGTCTGTTATTTGCTTTTGCTCAGCAATTGCCTTTAAGAGATCTTGATAATCACTCCGCAAAAGCACTAAAAGACCTTGCTCAAATCGCGCAACATCAGAAACCGCTAGAGAATCAAGATAGCCATTCACACCCGCGAAAATAACCACCACTTGTTCTTCTGTTTTGAGTGGGGAAAATTGCGGCTGCTTCAACAGCTCTGTCAAGCGCGCACCCCGATTCAACAGACGCTGAGTTGAGGCATCCAAATCAGAGCCAAACTGCGCAAAAGCTGCCATTTCACGATATTGCGCCAATTCACCTTTAATCGAGCCAGCAACTTGCTTCATCGCCTTAATTTGTGCGGCAGAACCAACACGTGACACAGAAAGACCAACGTTTACAGCAGGACGAATTCCTTGATAAAACAAATTAGTCTCTAGAAAAATTTGCCCATCCGTAATCGAAATCACATTTGTAGGAATATAGGCAGAAACATCATTTGCTTGCGTTTCAATAACCGGCAAAGCTGTCAACGACCCAGATCCATTTTCCGCATTTAACTTCGCAGCCCGCTCTAAAAGACGCGAATGTAGATAGAAAACGTCTCCCGGATAAGCTTCACGACCTGGAGGACGACGCAACAAAAGAGACATTTGACGATACGCCACCGCCTGCTTTGACAAGTCATCATAACCAATCAAAGCATGCTGTCCATTATCACGGAAATACTCACCCATAGCACATCCAGCAAGAGGCGCAATAAACTGCAGCGGTGCTGGATCAGAAGCGGTTGCTGCAACAATAATAGAATATTCCAGTGCTCCACGTTCTTCTAAAACTTTAACGAATTGTGCCACCGTCGAACGTTTTTGACCGATAGCCACATAAATACAATAAACTTTGTCCTGTTCTCGCCCAGCCCCTTTTTCATGAAAAGGCTTTTGGTTTAAAAATGTATCGAGCAAAATTGCTGTTTTTCCTGTTTGGCGATCACCAATCACCAATTCACGCTGCCCCCGTCCAATGGGGATGAGTGCGTCAATCGCTTTTAATCCGGTCGACATCGGTTCATGCACTGACTGACGCGGAATAATCCCTGGCGCCTTAACATCAACACGACGACGCTCCGTTGCTTTAATGGGACCCTTACCATCTATAGGGTTTCCCAACGCATCAACCACACGCCCGAGCAAAGCGGGCCCCACAGGAACATCCACAATAGCGCCCAATCGCTTTACACAATCCCCTTCACGAATATCGCGATCTGAGCCAAAAATGACCACACCGACATTATCAACTTCCAAATTGAGGGCCATACCGCGCACACCGTTTGGAAAAGTGACCATTTCTCCTGCTTGGACATTATCCAAACCATAAACGCGAGCGA contains the following coding sequences:
- a CDS encoding MFS transporter; its protein translation is MSGKKSTVVSAKRGGKPFPHPGRVFAGPLPKCFVYIFASLILQWAYGLGANIVQSNIVHLTGDFHATLAETTWLVAAYMAPNVSVAIMLIKIRYQFGLRAFAELSILGFVLVCVLQLFVTDLRSALIIRFFAGIAAAPLASLALLYMMEAFAPAKKFTVGLSLNYMNAALAAPLSRLISPDLLENGGFSSLSALEMGLVLISLVCIYTLPLTPVVRSKVIQKLDWISYGLIALGLGLNAVIMSVGILYWWYEAPWIGWGLALAIFSLAIAIIIELNREKPLIDLRWIFSKEMVQSVFILLIFHVFLLERSNLPVGFFNLFGLLNREMAPMYIAVTLGTLLGGAVCVFFLRAGREDYFYLLSLGCLALGAYLDSRVNYLTRPKDMMLSQGLVSFSYALFLPPALFKGFVIAGARGPRYVLSFIAVFLLTQVTGGLIGSAFFGSLQLYFAHKNFESLTQNIVVTDPLISGEMNTLFSPSYGAPVPHGLGSEQGTSLLIEKFKLTANIFAYDDVFRLYFYISMIVFIIFLVTMVIKSCSLRALEK
- a CDS encoding F0F1 ATP synthase subunit gamma, coding for MASLKDLRDRIASVKATQKITKAMQMVAAARLHRAQEAAQSARPYAKKMADILTSVAADVDGVDAPALMRGTGRDDVHLLVVCTAERGLCGAFNVQIARRAREQIKALLAVGKIVKIITVGKKGADILSRDYKGLIIDHIDLHAVKRIGFAEAVMISQRIVDLFNEGAFDVCTLFYSEFISVINQRPTAFGLIPMIAPKAAVEAVDVVEQTNHSKDSQSIVYEYEPDAASLLEALVPRNLSVQIFRALLENVAGEMGAKMTAMDNASRNAGEMINKLTVAYNRQRQAQITTELIEIIAGAEAL
- the atpD gene encoding F0F1 ATP synthase subunit beta yields the protein MVKAVTSSKGTEKGEKKKPATRSGVKKTASKSQADVKASSVITRSAAKDTPVKKDTSAKKEERSKGAVGEIKQVIGAVVDVQFEGELPNILNALETENLGNRLVLEVAQHLGENTVRTIAMDTTDGLMRGQKVVDTGTQISVPVGEATLGRIMNVIGEPVDNVGPIPATKTRSIHQEAPEYVEQSTVSEILVTGIKVVDLLAPYSKGGKIGLFGGAGVGKTVLIMELINNIAKAHGGYSVFAGVGERTREGNDLYYEMIESRVNVNPKENNGSTEGSKCALVYGQMNEPPGARARVALSGLTIAESFRDEGQDVLFFVDNIFRFTQAGAEVSALLGRIPSAVGYQPTLATDMGALQERITSTKTGSITSVQAIYVPADDLTDPAPATSFAHLDATTVLSRSIAEKGIYPAVDPLDSFSRMLDPLIVGEEHYTVACQVQTILQRYRALQDIIAILGMDELSEDDKLLVGRARKIERFLSQPFHVAEAFTGSPGKLVPLEETIKGFKGLCAGDYDDLPEAAFYMVGSIDEALEKGKRLMAEAS
- the atpA gene encoding F0F1 ATP synthase subunit alpha; translation: MDIRPSEISKILKEQIKNFDQKAEVSEIGWVLSVGDGIARVYGLDNVQAGEMVTFPNGVRGMALNLEVDNVGVVIFGSDRDIREGDCVKRLGAIVDVPVGPALLGRVVDALGNPIDGKGPIKATERRRVDVKAPGIIPRQSVHEPMSTGLKAIDALIPIGRGQRELVIGDRQTGKTAILLDTFLNQKPFHEKGAGREQDKVYCIYVAIGQKRSTVAQFVKVLEERGALEYSIIVAATASDPAPLQFIAPLAGCAMGEYFRDNGQHALIGYDDLSKQAVAYRQMSLLLRRPPGREAYPGDVFYLHSRLLERAAKLNAENGSGSLTALPVIETQANDVSAYIPTNVISITDGQIFLETNLFYQGIRPAVNVGLSVSRVGSAAQIKAMKQVAGSIKGELAQYREMAAFAQFGSDLDASTQRLLNRGARLTELLKQPQFSPLKTEEQVVVIFAGVNGYLDSLAVSDVARFEQGLLVLLRSDYQDLLKAIAEQKQITDELKDKLITVLNTYAKNFS
- the atpC gene encoding ATP synthase F1 subunit epsilon, whose product is MENNREKHFLFELVSPEKIVFSEQVVSVVLPSASGSLTVMAHHAPLVASIVLGSVRVRTSLGEKLFAVCGGVANITFSGCSLLVEHVVAVEHLSFDVLEQQILQVQATLEGGVSDEDSHKIEAFFQQLSADGAVLIEA